Genomic segment of Gilliamella apis:
TTAGCCTAGCTAATAAATGAAATAATTTACTCAGCAAAAAGATACCCATTTTATTAGTCTACTGATATGATCATGGTTAATTAATGATTTAAAGGTTTACCATTTATGTTAAAACTTATTTTAGCAATTTCGGTCGGTTCAGTTGCTGGTGGTTTATTACGCTGGTTTTTATCGTTAAAGTTAAATGTGATTGCTTTTACTATTCCGTTAGGGACATTAGTTGCTAATTTAATTGCTGGTTATATTATTGGTTTCGCCATTGCCTTTTTTAATCACTCTACCCTATCTTCTGAATGGAGATTGTTAATAATTACTGGTTTTTGTGGTGGATTATCGACTTTCTCCACCTTTTCAGCTGAGATTGTCAATTTTCTTCAAGAAGGACGTATTGGTTGGGGATTAACTACCATCGCTATTCATGTTGCAGGTTCAGTATTAATGACGTTTTTAGGGATTTTGACCTATCAATATTTTCGTTCATGAAGATATATTACACTATAATAATATAAAAAATGAGCAAAACGGTATTTACAACCTCAAAATACTGTATTAATATACACTGTATAAACAAACAGTGTAGAGATTATTATGCTTATTGAACATTCATCACCACAACTTATGGCTATCAATTTTGAAACACCTTTTCAACAAGTGTTGCAACAGCAGAGACCTTTATTACGTTCGTTCAATAAAGAAAAGAAATGGCAATTATGGCTATCAGATCGTCCAATGTTAAAACGTTCATGGCTGAATATTGCTGGGCTTGATAAACAAAAAGTCGTACATTTAGCTAACCTAACTAATAATAATTTAGTCTCGACTATTGAAAAGGCATTACAAAGTAAAACCTGTAGTTATGTGGTTGCTTGTATTAACGATCTTAATGAGCAAGATAAACAACGTATAGAACAAGCCGTTTTAACCAGCGATACTTGTTTATTTTTAGTTCACGATGAGCAAAGTCAGCAATCTGTTCAATACCACTAATTTGAAAATTAACCTTTCAAATATAAAAGTATTTGGCATACAATTTAATTATTTTCTTTACTAACTTCAATTATCATAAAAAGACACTGTCTAATCTAGCAGTGTCTTTTTTATTTATTATCCGATCATTAATGTTAAATCACCTGATAAACTAAATTGTTTACTACTGTGAAAGAATAAGCGAGCTTTTAAAAAGTTTATTAAATGTTGGATTAAGTTTTTAATCACTTTTTTAACAAACGAATAACATTAAAACCATCAAAAGGTTGGCAAACTAATATTGGTTTTTATTTAAGAAAATAATGGTAAATTGCGCTACAAGACTTTAAAGTTTCTAATGAATTGAATGCTGTTATTAAAAATATTTTTAAACTTACCTAATAAGACACTGTATTTATTATTCTAATTAAGATTAAAATTGATAATAGGTTAAATATTGTTATCGAAAAGAGGGAATTTAAGATTACTCTGTATTAGACTTATTTATACTTAATGCATAAATTAAACTAGCGTATCATAACTTACTGTATTTTAAATATAAGTTATAATTTTAGTTAAAACTATTGCTAAAATGTAATTAAAAAATTTTAACCGAATTTAGAACAATCAAGATTCAGTATTCAATTCATCTTGCACTTCTTGTTTAGCTTGATTAATGATAGCTTTAACAATCCATTGTGAAAGATCTATTACTTGCTCACTGTCAAAGTTCCAAATATCTTTTAACACCATGAATATTTCAGAACCATATATGATTGAAATTGAGTAGATAACTTTATCAAAAAGCTCATCAGATAATTGTGTTTTGAGTGGCTGTAATAAATTGGTAAGAATTTCCTTACGATTACCTCGCACAAGTTTTTTAGTCTTTTCAGTTAATTGTGACCGTTCATCTGCCCATTGTTTTAAAGAGAGGCTTAAAGCTGCGCGTAATGTTCCCTCATGTTTTAACATTTGTGGCAAAGCAAAAGCTAAAAAATCATTTATCCGATCTTCGACATTTTCTTTATCTGATTGCCATAAGAATATTGGACTAAGTGATTGTTCAACAGCCGCTGATATTAAATCGGTTTTAGTCGGAAAATAGCGATAAGCAGTAGCTCTAGAAATACCTGTTCTATCTGATAATTCAGTGATAGATATCTCTTTACCCTGCTCTAAAGCCTCAATCGCAGTTTCGATAAGACGATCGTAAGTTCTTTTTTTGGCTCCAGAATATTTCTTAGAAATCATTAAGCTATCTATATTCATATTTTTATTTATTGCCAATTAGTAAACTTTTGTAAATTATACAACTTTTTTTAACATAACTATAATATTAAAAAAATTTTTAAAAAAATTTAAAAAAAATGAGACTAATGTCTCATTTTTAGCTTATAATCGTCAAAGTAGTAATCGCTGATAGTTGAGTAAGAAGTATCGAGTTCTATTTTATCTGTTAAGGAGAAATAAATGGCATCGCATAATATGGTTTACTTGGTCGCGACACTAGACACAAAAGGAGAAGAGATTGTTTACGTCAAACATTTACTTAGTAAAAGAAATGTTGAAAGTAAAATCGTTGATATCTCCACTAAGCAACCACATTCTTTTAATCACATTGCTGATATTAGTGCTAGCACTGTTGCTAAATATCATCCCGAGGGTGAAAAAGCTGTTTTTGTCACCGATAGAGGAAAGGCTATCGTTGCAATGGCTAATGCATTTAAACAATTTTTAATAGCGCAAAATGATGTTGACGCTATACTCGGTTTAGGTGGTTCGGGTGGTACCGCATTAATCACTCCAGCTATGCAAGCACTGCCTATTGGCGTACCAAAGTTGATGGTTTCAACTATGGCTTCAGGTGATATATCAGGATATATCGGTGCAAGTGATATTGCCATGCTCTATTCCGTTACAGATATTGCTGGCGTAAATGTTATCTCAAGAAAAGTACTCGCCAATGCAGCTAATTCTATCGCAGGTTCAGTGTTATTTAAAGCGCAAGAACAAGTTGAAGATAAGCCAGCAATTGGATTAACCATGTTCGGTGTTACTACCCCGTGTGTTCAATCACTTTCAGCAAAATTAAATGATAAATACGATTGCTTAGTTTTTCATGCAACGGGTAGTGGCGGTAAGGCAATGGAAAAATTAGCTGATAGCCATTTATTAAAAGGTGTACTTGATATTACGACAACGGAAGTTTGTGATCATCTATTTGATGGAGTACTTGCTTGTGATGATGACCGATTTGAAGCCATCGCAAGAAGCGAAGTCCCATATATTGGATCATGCGGCGCCCTTGATATGGTTAATTTCGGTAGTCCAGATACTATTCCAGAAAAATATCGAGATCGTCTGTTTTATCCTCATAATCCACAAGTTACTTTAATGCGAACCACGCCAGAAGAGAATAAAATCATGGCAAATTGGATCGCTACTAAACTAAATAAATGTCAAGGTGAAGTCGTTTTTATTATTCCTGAAAGTGGTTTTTCTGCACTTGATATTGAAAATGGGGATTTTTGGTCACCGCAAGCGGATCAAGCTTTCATAGATGAGTTTGAAAAAGTCTTTATTCAAACTGAAAAACGACGGTTAATAAAAACCTCGCATCATATTAATTCACCAGAATTTTGTAATTTAGTTATTAACGAATTTAAAAATATAATTAAATAATGGAGAAAATTATGAGTAGTAAACGTGCTCAATTATTAAAAAAATTCCATGATATGATTGCTAAAGGTCAACCTATCATCGGTGGAGGAGCTGGTACAGGATTATCGGCGAAATGCGAAGAAGCTGGTGGTATTGATCTGATTGTAATTTACAATTCTGGTCGTTATCGTATGGCGGGTCGCGGATCGCTAGCTGGCTTATTAGCTTATGGCAATGCCAATGAAATTGTTATGGATATGGCAAAAGAAGTATTACCGGTTGTAAAACATACTCCTGTTTTAGCTGGTGTAAATGGCACCGATCCTTTCTGCCAATTTGATCAGTTTTTAGATCAAATTAAAGCTACCGGTTTTGCTGGCGTACAAAACTTCCCTACTGTCGGTTTAATTGATGGTAATTTTAGAGCTAATCTTGAAGAAACAGGTATGGGCTATGCGTTAGAAGTTGAGATGATTCGCAAAGCACATGAAAAAGATCTGTTAACTACACCATATGTATTTAGTGAGCAAGATGCTATTGATATGACCAAAGCTGGAGCGGATATTTTAGTTCCACATATGGGCTTAACCACCGGTGGTAGTATTGGCGCACAAACCGCATTAAAACTTGCGGATTGTGTACCTTTAATCAATCAATGGGCTAAAGCAGCTAAAGCAATTCGTCCAGATATTATTATACTTTGCCATGGCGGACCTATTTCATCCCCTGAAGATGCAGAATATATTTTACAAAATTGTCCTGATTGTAATGGTTTTTACGGCGCAAGTTCAATGGAACGTTTGCCTACAGAAACAGCATTAACTCAGACAACAGAAAGATTTAAGTCTATTCGACACCAACAATAAGTAAGCAATAACGGTGCGACGACTCGTCGCACTGCTATTTTTTCTATTCACAAACATAAGCAAATTATACTTATATCATCTTAATTTTCAGTTATAAAAATTGATGATAATTGTCTATTACTTTACTATTGATTGTTAACTGTGAGACAATCTTAATTGCAGTATCCTATGTTTTAAAAGAGTAATAACGTTTTTAAGAAATCTTTATGAGTTTCATTATTGTTATTTTGCTAACTTAATATAGGAAACCAAAATGAAAGAATATCAAACTGATGTAGCTGCATTTGTATTACGAATTGCTTTAGGTATGATGTTTTTAGCCCATGGTTTTACCAAACTACTTGTTCTAACCCCTGAAGGTACCGCCGAGTATTTTCATACTCTTGGCTTTCCTAGCTTTTTTTCTTATATCGTTATCGTTTTTGAAATTGGTGGTGGCGCACTATTGTTACTCGGTATTTTAACCCGTGCAGTAGCGCTAATTGCTTTTTTTCAACTAGCAATAATAACCATTGTACATTGGACTAATGGTTGGTCATTTACCAATCCTGGTGGAGGTTGGGAATATCCAGCTTTTATGTCACTAACTGCTTTTAGTTTGGCATTATTAGGGACAGGTCGATTTAGTGTTTTAGCAGGTAAAAAATATCCACAAACGATTCAACAATAAGATGCTAAGTATTTAGGAAAGGTTGAGACAAATATTTATTACCTTTCCTAAAACTTGAAAAGTATAAATTAGTTATTAATTTCAATTACTAAAAGATCACCCTGATCTTTTAAGAAATATTCCTCATCTTGAGGCGCTCGTAATGACATCATACGATTATCACCCATTTCCATGGTATCGCCAGGATTCATTGTCGCTTGACTTTGTCGCAAATAGTTTAAAATGTTACTAAACATGTCAAAATAATATTCACTTTCCTCATAACTATTGGCTAATGCAGCAAAATTAGGTAAACCAAATTTATTAGCACCATAAGTGCGCATCCAAATCCCTTTAATATTTTCTATCTCATATTTAACAAAACCACAAAACAACAAAGGTAAACACTCCCCTAAAGTGGTTAAACCATCTTTTTCCGAAGCTAGTGAATTAATAAAGTTAACTGGTAATGAAGTATGGGCATCCTCATTAATTACTGCTAACGCATTAAATTGTTCAAAGCATACCGCTAAACGAGTTAAAGCTAAGTATTGCTCTAATACATTTTGTTCATAGCCGACATAATATAATAATAAATGACTATCACTTTCATAAACTTGTTGTTTTATTTCTTGACTATAACTTGCTGGTGCAACACATGTTTCTAATACAGCTTTAGGATAAGGAGCATTAAGACCAAATACTCTAATAACATGTTTACCCCAACTGACTAAAATACACATACCTTCTTCAAGTTGTCCGAACGGAGTTTCATATCGAATATCTTTTATGGTCGGCTCAATCGATTTAAGTTTTGCTAATAATTCATCGTTATTAATATTAAGCGCACCGCTAAATACAATACTTACGCTAATGGCATTTTCAATATCAGGATTTGGGACAATCGAATTATCCATCTGTTTTGATTCTGTTTTTTTAGCAAAAAAACGAGAAAATATACCCATTTCATATTCCTTATGACAACTATTCTAAATTAAATCAAATTTTGTGCATTTTATAGTAATTGACGATATAAAACTTAAACAATAATATCCACTTACATATATTAAGTAAATATTTTATTTATCAATTTTCACCATTGTAAATTTTTTAATTCAATAATTAAAAAAATCAATTAAACATCGAGTTCTAAGTGGTAATAATTTGCGACTTGGGTAAATAGCATAAATATTTAAATCATCTTAATTAATGAATATTAAAACATCGATGGTTTAATCAAATATTAATAATGGTTTATTGTTTCTATAGGGTTGTCTATAATTTTTTATCGCCGCCTGCCAATCATAAAATTCAAATAAATTTGCTACATTTAAATCATTTGCATCTAGTATGGGCCATATGTCATCAAACATCTTTAGCCACTGATTTTGACTTATTTGCTTTAAATAGTGACGAATATGAAACCAATGAACTTTTGGTAATCGTTTTTTAGGTTGAAAAAAAGCACCTGAAAGCAGACCATAAGAGACAAATTCACTTGACTCAGGCATATGCGCCAAAATTGTTTCGGCAAGCTCACCACCAACAGCATCAAAAACAATATCAGCTTGTCTGGCAAAATATTCGATAGTTTGCTTATCATCTTGCTTTATATGTTTAATTGTATGTTTATTATAATATTGAGCATGATTATCAGAACGACAGATAACTGTAACAGATAAAGCTGCAAATTTTATTGCCCAGTTACATAACAATTTTGCGCAATCCGATCCCGCGGCAGTAACTAAAATATGCTTTCCTTGTGGCGAATAATGTTTCAGCATTAACCATGCTGCAACTGGGTTAATATAGGCTCTGGCAGCCGTAATATCACTAATTGAATCGGGAACTTCAATAGCAAATTCTGCCGGTAAATCGACAAAATTCTGCCACGTCCCTCCTCCTCTTAAAGGTAAAACTCGTTTTCCTATCAGATGTTGATAAGATAGTGGAGCTTCTATAACTTTACCTACGCCTTCATAACCAGCAATTTGCGGCAGTGTGATACGATGTTGGTAAGCGCCAGTAATTGGAATAAGATCTGAGGCATTAATTGGTGCATATAGCATTTGAACTCTAATGTAATTTTCTTTTAAAAAAGGGTTATTTGAATATTCAAGTGTCAATACTTGTTCTGGTAGTCCAAATTTTCTATAAAATAAAGCTGCATTCAAGTTTGCTTATTCCTATTTTTAAATTTACTATGACTAAAAAGTATAATATTAATTCATTTAACACTTAGAGCGTCAATAAAACCTTAACGTAAATTAGCTATTTTATTTATAATAATCAATTCTTTGTTAAAAGATATTATATTTAGTAACTAAAATAATATATGCAACATTACATTTTTGTTTCTCTAATGTTAGTATAATAGATAATATATTTTTTGAGTAAAACAATGAAGATAACGAACAAAGTATTACAATTATTAAAAAATGACATTAGTGATGAATGTATTATTTATTTATCTGGCCCATCTTCATTAAAGACTCCTGAAAAAATATTACGCAAAAAGAGTATTATAGCTGTAAATGGAAGTATTGGTTTTTTACAAACTAATAATATACCTGTTTTTGCCTATATTGTCTGTGATGGTTCATATTACGAAAATAACAAATCTTTATTTTTTAAATATTCCTCATATAGCAAATACACTTTTATTAGTCCAAATGTTTTTAATAGAGCAACTCCCTCTGAAAAGGAAAAATTATTAAACACGTGTTTTATAATGAAAGATCTTTGCAAATCTAGGGGAGGACCAGGTAGGAAAGTTAGATATACAATCAAATCCCTAATTTACAAGAATATTTTTATAAAATGTTCTTTTTTAAGAAAAGTAAAAACTATTGGATTTTCAACTGATATTTCTTATGGCCAATTTGGCAGTGCTACAGTTGCATTTACAGCATTGCAACTAGCTATAACGTTAAAATTTAGAAACATTTACTTTTCAGGTTTGGATATGAAAGGAAAATGCCAAAGATTTTATAAAGAAGACATAGCTCAACCAACAAGTCTTCAAAAAGATTTTGATTTAATATTAAAATCATTTTCTTTTTTAATGCAAAAGCAATACGGAAATATTTATAATTTATCAGAAGAAACTGCAATACCTTATGAAGTTATTCCTTTTGTTAACGTTAATACCATATAAAATAAATT
This window contains:
- the crcB gene encoding fluoride efflux transporter CrcB, with the translated sequence MLKLILAISVGSVAGGLLRWFLSLKLNVIAFTIPLGTLVANLIAGYIIGFAIAFFNHSTLSSEWRLLIITGFCGGLSTFSTFSAEIVNFLQEGRIGWGLTTIAIHVAGSVLMTFLGILTYQYFRS
- a CDS encoding cell division inhibitor SulA, encoding MLIEHSSPQLMAINFETPFQQVLQQQRPLLRSFNKEKKWQLWLSDRPMLKRSWLNIAGLDKQKVVHLANLTNNNLVSTIEKALQSKTCSYVVACINDLNEQDKQRIEQAVLTSDTCLFLVHDEQSQQSVQYH
- a CDS encoding TetR/AcrR family transcriptional regulator, with the translated sequence MISKKYSGAKKRTYDRLIETAIEALEQGKEISITELSDRTGISRATAYRYFPTKTDLISAAVEQSLSPIFLWQSDKENVEDRINDFLAFALPQMLKHEGTLRAALSLSLKQWADERSQLTEKTKKLVRGNRKEILTNLLQPLKTQLSDELFDKVIYSISIIYGSEIFMVLKDIWNFDSEQVIDLSQWIVKAIINQAKQEVQDELNTES
- a CDS encoding Tm-1-like ATP-binding domain-containing protein, whose amino-acid sequence is MASHNMVYLVATLDTKGEEIVYVKHLLSKRNVESKIVDISTKQPHSFNHIADISASTVAKYHPEGEKAVFVTDRGKAIVAMANAFKQFLIAQNDVDAILGLGGSGGTALITPAMQALPIGVPKLMVSTMASGDISGYIGASDIAMLYSVTDIAGVNVISRKVLANAANSIAGSVLFKAQEQVEDKPAIGLTMFGVTTPCVQSLSAKLNDKYDCLVFHATGSGGKAMEKLADSHLLKGVLDITTTEVCDHLFDGVLACDDDRFEAIARSEVPYIGSCGALDMVNFGSPDTIPEKYRDRLFYPHNPQVTLMRTTPEENKIMANWIATKLNKCQGEVVFIIPESGFSALDIENGDFWSPQADQAFIDEFEKVFIQTEKRRLIKTSHHINSPEFCNLVINEFKNIIK
- a CDS encoding phosphoenolpyruvate hydrolase family protein, with protein sequence MSSKRAQLLKKFHDMIAKGQPIIGGGAGTGLSAKCEEAGGIDLIVIYNSGRYRMAGRGSLAGLLAYGNANEIVMDMAKEVLPVVKHTPVLAGVNGTDPFCQFDQFLDQIKATGFAGVQNFPTVGLIDGNFRANLEETGMGYALEVEMIRKAHEKDLLTTPYVFSEQDAIDMTKAGADILVPHMGLTTGGSIGAQTALKLADCVPLINQWAKAAKAIRPDIIILCHGGPISSPEDAEYILQNCPDCNGFYGASSMERLPTETALTQTTERFKSIRHQQ
- a CDS encoding DoxX family protein encodes the protein MKEYQTDVAAFVLRIALGMMFLAHGFTKLLVLTPEGTAEYFHTLGFPSFFSYIVIVFEIGGGALLLLGILTRAVALIAFFQLAIITIVHWTNGWSFTNPGGGWEYPAFMSLTAFSLALLGTGRFSVLAGKKYPQTIQQ
- a CDS encoding DUF4261 domain-containing protein, which codes for MGIFSRFFAKKTESKQMDNSIVPNPDIENAISVSIVFSGALNINNDELLAKLKSIEPTIKDIRYETPFGQLEEGMCILVSWGKHVIRVFGLNAPYPKAVLETCVAPASYSQEIKQQVYESDSHLLLYYVGYEQNVLEQYLALTRLAVCFEQFNALAVINEDAHTSLPVNFINSLASEKDGLTTLGECLPLLFCGFVKYEIENIKGIWMRTYGANKFGLPNFAALANSYEESEYYFDMFSNILNYLRQSQATMNPGDTMEMGDNRMMSLRAPQDEEYFLKDQGDLLVIEINN
- a CDS encoding zinc-dependent alcohol dehydrogenase family protein, yielding MNAALFYRKFGLPEQVLTLEYSNNPFLKENYIRVQMLYAPINASDLIPITGAYQHRITLPQIAGYEGVGKVIEAPLSYQHLIGKRVLPLRGGGTWQNFVDLPAEFAIEVPDSISDITAARAYINPVAAWLMLKHYSPQGKHILVTAAGSDCAKLLCNWAIKFAALSVTVICRSDNHAQYYNKHTIKHIKQDDKQTIEYFARQADIVFDAVGGELAETILAHMPESSEFVSYGLLSGAFFQPKKRLPKVHWFHIRHYLKQISQNQWLKMFDDIWPILDANDLNVANLFEFYDWQAAIKNYRQPYRNNKPLLIFD
- the waaZ gene encoding 3-deoxy-D-manno-oct-2-ulosonate III transferase WaaZ — protein: MKITNKVLQLLKNDISDECIIYLSGPSSLKTPEKILRKKSIIAVNGSIGFLQTNNIPVFAYIVCDGSYYENNKSLFFKYSSYSKYTFISPNVFNRATPSEKEKLLNTCFIMKDLCKSRGGPGRKVRYTIKSLIYKNIFIKCSFLRKVKTIGFSTDISYGQFGSATVAFTALQLAITLKFRNIYFSGLDMKGKCQRFYKEDIAQPTSLQKDFDLILKSFSFLMQKQYGNIYNLSEETAIPYEVIPFVNVNTI